The DNA window CGGCACCTCGAGGCCATCGACGCGCTCGGTGTGGGCGACGACGTCGAGCTCGTCTCGGACACCGGCGCGATGTTCGATGAGCTCGCGCACCTCGCCGAGGCGCTGTCGGTGCTCGGGGATGCGACCCCGCGATCGCAGGATGCGGTCGCCGCCATGGGCGAGCGACTCGCCGCACCGATCGTCGCCGCGGCGCTCGCGAGGATCGGCGTCCCCGCGACCTTCGTCGACGCGCGCCGCGTGATGGCGACCACCGCCGACTTCGGGAAGGCGGAGCCGCGGCCTGACGAGATCGCGATCGCCTGCCGGACCCAGGTGCTGCCGCTCGTGCGCGCCGGGCGCGTGCCGGTGCTCGGCGGCTTCATCGGTGCCACGGCCGACGGCGTCACCACGACGCTCGGCCGCGGCGGCTCCGACTACTCGGCCTCGCTCCTCGGCGCGGCGATGGACGCCGAGGCGATCGAGATCTGGACCGACGTGGACGGCATGCTGACCGCCGATCCGCGCGTGGTCCCGGACGCGTTGCTCATCGAGCACATCCGGTTCGACGAGGCCGCCGAACTCGCCAGCTTCGGCGCGAAGGTGCTGCACCCCAACACCATCGCCCCGGCGGTGCGGAAGGGCATCCCCGTCTACGTCTTCAACTCGCGCAACCCGGCGGGCGCGGGCACGCGGATCACCTTCGATGCGCCGCGCCTCCCCGTGCGCGCGATCGCGGGGAAGACGCGCACGGTCGTCGTGAAGGTCCGCTCCCCGCGCATGCTGGCGGCCCCGGGCACGATGCGCGCGATCTTCGAGGTCTTCGAGCGCAACCGCACCTCGGTCGACGTGGTCGCGACCTCCGAGGTGTCGGTCTCCGTGACGGTCGACGATGACCAGCACCTCGAGGCGGTCGTCGCGCAACTGTCGTTGTACGGTGACGTCTCCGTCGAGCGCGGTCGCGGCATCGTCGCGCTCGTCGGCGCGGGGCTCGGCCAGAGCACGTCGACCATGGCCCGTGCACTCACCGCGCTCGGCGACCTGCGGCTGCACATGGTGTCGCTGAGCGCGACGGGGATCAACCTCACGCTCATCGTCGACGGCGACGATGTGCACGAGGCGATGCGGAGACTGCACGCGGCCTTCTTCCGGGCCGCGTCATGACGCGCATCGCGGTGATCGGCGACGGCAAGATGGGGCGTCTCGTGGCCGCGCTCGCCGTCGACCTCGGGCATGAACTCGTGGCGCATGTGGGGCCGGAGGCGTCACGCGCCGGGCTCACGCGGGACGCGCTCGGGCAGGCCGACGTCGCGATCGAGTTCACCGTGCCGAGCGCGGCCGCGGCGATCGTCCGCGCGTGCGCGGACCTCGACCTCCCGGTCGTCAGCGGCACCACCGGCTGGGATGCGGAGCGTGCGCTCGTCGAGACGTACGTGCGGAACCAGGGCGGGGCGCTCCTCTGGGCGCCGAACTTCGCGCTCGGCGTGCATCTCTTCGCCAAGCTCGTCGCCGAGGCGATGCAGCGGTTCTCGCACGCGGGCGCGGGTTTCGATGCGCACCTCGTCGAGACCCACCATGCGCAGAAGCTCGACGCCCCCAGCGGGACGGCCCGGCTCCTCGCCACGGTGGCCGAGCGGGCCCGCGGCGGGCCGGTGCCGATCACGAGCGTGCGCACGGGGCATGTGCCGGGCACGCATGAACTGATCCTCGACGGGCCGTTCGAACAGATCCGGCTGGTGCATGAGGCGCGCGACCGCCGCGTCTTCGCGTCCGGGGCGCTCGCGGCGGCCCAGTGGCTCGTCGGGCGCCGCGGGGTGTTCACGCTCGACGACTATCTCGGGGAGGTGCGATGACGACGACGCTCCGCGGCGCGATCACCGCGCTCATCACGCCCTTCACCGACGAATGGAAGGTCGACGAGTCGGCGCTCGTCGCCCTCGTCGAGTGGCAGATCGCCGAAGGGATCCATGGACTCGTGCCGGTGGGCTCCACCGGCGAGGCGGTGACCCTGGCGATCGGCGAGCGGGAGCGGATCGTCCGCCTCTGCGTCGAGCGCGCCGCGGGGCGCGTGCCGATCATCGCCGGCGCGGGGTCGAACGACACCGCCTCCGCGATCAAGTGGTCGTACACGCTGGCCGCGGCCGGCGCGACGCACCTGCTGCATGTGTCGCCGATGTACAACAAGCCGCCGCAGCGCGGGATCCTCGCGCACTTCCGCGCCATCGCCGACCAGTCGCCGGTGCCGATCGTCGTCTACAACGTCCCCGGACGCACGGGGAGCAACCTGCTCGCCGAGACGACGCTCGCGCTCGCGGAGCACGGGAACATCTGCGGCGTGAAGGAGGCCTCGGGCGACCTCGGGCAGATCGACGAGATCCTCCGGCACCGGCCTGCGGGCTTCGCCGTGCTCTCCGGTGACGACGGGCTCACCCTCGGCGTGATGGCCTCGGGCGGCGACGGCGTCATCTCGGTGATCTCCAACGCCGCGCCGCGCGCGTGCGCGCGGCTCGTCGACGCGGCCGCCCGCGGCGACTTCGCCGGGGCTCGAGAGATCCACCATCGTCTCGCCCCGCTGGTCGATGCGGCGTTCGTCGAGTCGAACCCGATCCCCATCAAGGCCGCGCTCGCCCTCATGGGACGCTGCCGGAACCAGCTGCGCCTGCCGCTCGTCCCGCTCGACGCGCGGCACGAGCCGGCGCTGCGCGCCGCGCTCGCGACGGCCGGGGTGGCGACGTGAACGCGCCGACGCCCGATGCCACGGCGCTCGAAGCCGAGGTCGAACGGCTCTTCGCGCTTCCCGCGGACCGGATGCCCGCCGGAGCGGAGGAGGTCGTCGGGCAGCTGCTCGACGCGCTCGAGTCGGGCAGCCTGCGCGCGGCGATCCGTCGCGCGGACGGCGCGTGGCACGCGGTGCCATGGGTGAAGCGCGGCATCCTGCTCGGGTTCCGCGTCGGCCGCATCGTCGAGCATCCCGCCGACGGCACGCCGTTCCGGTTCTTCGACAAGCACACGTATCCGACGCGACCGCTCACGCTCGCCGATGGCGTTCGCGTCGTGCCCGGCGGCTCGTCGGTCCGCCGCGGTGCCCATCTCGCCGCCGGCGTGGTCTGCATGCCGCCGATGTTCGTCAACGTGGGCGCGTGGGTCGGTGCGGGCACGATGATCGATTCGCACGCGCTGGTGGGGTCGTGTGCGCAGGTCGGCGCACGCGTGCATCTGAGCGCGGCGGCCCAGATCGGCGGCGTGCTCGAGCCCGTCAACGCGTCGCCGGTCGTCATCGAGGACGATGTCACGGTCGGCGGGAACTGCGGCGTCTACGAAGGGACGGTGGTGCGCGAGAAGGCCGTGCTCGGTGCCGGCGTGATCCTCACGCGCGGCACGCCGGTGTACGATCTCGTGCGCGAGACCGTGCATCGCGGCACCGCCGAGCGGCCGCTCGAGATCCCCGCCGGCGCGGTCGTGGTGCCCGGCGCGCGCGCGGTCAAGCACGGGTTCGGCGCGGCGGAGGGGCTCTCGCTGCAGACGCCGATCATCGTGAAGTACCGTGACGAACGGACCGACCTCGCGACCGCGCTCGAGGGCTGGCTCCGATGAGCGGGTCCCGCCGTCCCGGCACTCGATGACGACGCTCCGCGTTCCCGGCGACAAGTCGATCTCGCATCGTGCGCTCATGCTCGCGGCGCTCGGACGCGGGACCTCGCGCGTCCGCGGACTGCTCCGCTCGGCCGACGTGCGCTCGACCGCGGGTGTGCTCCGCGCGCTCGGAGTGGCGATCCCCGACCTCGAGGCGACGGAACTCGTCATCGCGGGCGTGGGACTGCGCGGTCTTCGCGCGCCCACCATCGCGCTCGACTGCGGCAACAGCGGAACGACCACGCGGCTGATGGCTGGCGTCGTGGCCGGCGCGGGGATCTCGGCGCGCTTCGAAGGAGACGCGAGCCTGAGTGCGCGCCCGATGCGCCGGATCGCCGCGCCTGTGGAGTCGATGGGTGCGCGGGTGGAGCTGCCGTCGCACGGCGGGCTGCCGATGACGGTGCAGGGCGGTGTCCTGCGGGGCATCACCTGGCACGCGGAGGTGGCCAGCGCGCAGGTGAAGAGCGCGATCCTCCTCGCCGGACTCGTGGCGAACGTGCCGGTGGAGGTGCACGAGCCGGCCGCGACGCGCGACCATACCGAGCGGATGCTGCGCGCGCGCGGCGTCGACGTGCGCGTGGAGGGGCTCGACGTCGTGCTCCTGCCGTCCGCGCGGCTCGAGGCCGCTGACATGGACGTGCCGGGCGATCCCTCGAGCGCCGCCTTCTTCGCGGGGCTCGCCGCGCTCGGTGGCACCGCGGCGGTCTCGATGGAGAACGTAGGCGTCAATCCGGGCCGCACCGGTGCCTTCCAGGTGCTGCGCCGCATGGGCGCATCGGTCCAATTCGAAGGCGTGATGGAGCAGGGGGGCGAGCCCGTGGCCACGGTCGTGGCCGGGCCGGGCGTGCTCCGAGGCACCCGCATCACGCCCGACGAGGTCCCGTCCCTCATCGACGAGTTGCCCTTGCTCGCGTGTGTTGCGGCGCGCGCGGAGGGCGAGACCCGCGTCACCGGCGCCGGGGAGCTCCGCGTGAAGGAGAGTGACCGGATCGCGGCGGTCGTCGCCAACCTGCGCGCGATCGGCGCGGAGGCCGAGGAGCTCCCTGACGGGTTCGTGGTCCGCGGGAGCGACCGGCCACTCGCGGGCCGCGTCATCACCCATGGCGACCATCGGATCGCCATGGCGTTCGGCGTCCTCGGCGCCGTCGCGGGCAACGCGATCACCCTCGATGACCCATCGTGCGTCGATGTCTCGTACCCTACCTTCTGGGATGACCTCGCCCGTGTCCGACTCGGCTGAGCGCCGCCGCCCCCTCGTCGTCGCGATCGACGGCCCCGCCGCGTCGGGGAAATCGAGTACCGCGAAGTGGGTCGCGCGCGAGCTCGGCTTCCGCCACGTGGATTCGGGCGCGCTGTACCGCGCCGCGACGGCGGCGATGCTCCGCCGGGAGCCGGAGAGCGCGCGCTGGACCGAGGCTGGCGTGCTGGCCGCGGCTGCGGCGGTCTCGCTCGAGCCGGGGGAGACGACCTTCCATGCGCACCTCGACGGTACGGCGGCCGAGGAGGAGCTTCGGGGTGGGGAGGTGACCTCGCGGGTCTCGCTCGTGGCGAAGATGCCGGCCATTCGTGGCTGGGTGAACGAGATGGTGCGGCAGGCGGCGGAGGGGAGCCCGGTGGTCGTGGACGGCCGGGACATGGGGACCGCGGTCTTCCCGAAGGCGCGGGTGAAGGTCTTCCTGGTGGCGGACCCGTTCGAGCGGGCCCGGCGGCGGCTCATCCAGCGGCTGGAGCGGCATCCCTCCGACGACGAGGTCGCGGAGGAGGTGGACGCGCTGGTGCAGCGGGACGCGAAGGACGAGGCGCAGACGGTGCAGGCGGCGGACGCGGTACTGATCGACACGACCTACCTGACGCAGGAAGAGCAGGTGGACCGGATCGTGTCGCTGGCGAAGCGGGCCCAGCGCCAGGGGTAACGGGCCAGGGGCGGGGCGGGGGCGCAACCCCTTGCGGGATTGACCCTTAGGTGCGGACCACCTAACATTCAAGGCTCCCGAACTCCGGTCTCGCCGGCGTGCGGTCGCCGTTCCGCTCCCTCACCCTTCCCTGCATCCTCGCTCGCGGCGAGCCGATCATTCCGCGATATGGATCCCACATGACCACAGCCGAAGAGACGCTGTCGCCGGAGATGATCGCGCGTCAGAAGCGCGACGCCCAGAAGGCGCAGCTCCGCCCGCTCGCCAACCGCCGCCCCGAGCTCTACGACGAGGATGAACTCTCGTCGGACGAGTTCGATGCGATGATGGATATGTACAACGGCACGCTCGCCTCGATCGAAGAGGGCGAGATCGTGAAGTCGACGGTCCTCGAGATCCGCGAGAACCTCGTGGTCCTCGACATCGGGTTCAAGTCCGAAGGGACGATCCCGCTCGAGGAGTTCAAGGACATGCCCGACCTCAAGCCGGGTGACCAGGTCGAGGTCCTCCTCGAGCATCTCGAGGACAGCGAAGGCTCGGTCGTCCTGTCGAAGAAGAAGGCCGACTTCATGCGCGTGTGGGAGCGGATCCGCGTCGCGTACGAGTCCGACCAGCCGGTGGAAGGCGTGCTCGTCAAGAAGATCAAGGGTGGCGTGGTCGTCGACCTCATGGGCGTCGACGCGTTCCTCCCGGGTTCGCAGATCGCGCTCCGTCGCGTCCCGAACATCGACGAGCTGCTCGGCCAGAAGTACGAGTTCAAGATCATCAAGCTCAACAAGCGCCGCCGCAACATCGTCGTCTCGCGCCGCGTGATCCTCGAGACCGAGCGGGCCGGCAAGCGCGAGAAGCTCATGAAGGAGCTGGCGAAGGACCAGGTGCGGAAGGGCGTCGTCAAGAACATCACCGACTTCGGGGCGTTCATCGACCTCGGCGGCGTCGACGGCCTCCTCCACATCACCGACATGTCGTGGGGCCGCATCTCGCATCCGAGCGAGATGGTCCAGATCGGCATGGAGCTCGAGGTCAAGGTCCTGGACATCGATTGGGAGCGCGAGCGCATCTCGCTCGGCCTCAAGCAGCTCCAGGCGTACCCGTGGAAGGACGTCGCCGACAAGTACCCGGTCGGCACGCGCGTCAACGGCAAGGTCGTCTCGATCACCAACTACGGCGCGTTCATCGAGCTGCAGCCGGGCATCGAGGGTCTCGTCCACATCTCCGAGATGAGCTGGACGCGCAACGTCCGCCATCCCTCGAAGCTCGTCAGCATCGGCGAAGCGATCGAGGCGGTGGTGCTCAAGGTCGATCCGGCCGAGGAGAAGATCTCGCTCGGCATGAAGCAGACCGAGCAGGATCCGTGGATGGTGCTGCCGCTCAAGTACCCGGTCGGCACGCGCCTCTCCGGCAAGGTCCGCAACCTCACGTCGTTCGGCGCGTTCGTCGAGATCGAGCCGGGCATCGACGGCCTCATCCACATCTCCGACATGTCGTGGACGAAGCGCGTCCAGCACCCGTCGGAGGTCGTGAAGAAGGGTGACTCGGTGGACGTGGTGATCCTCAACATCGACAGCGACAACAAGCGCATCTCGCTCGGCCTGAAGCAGGCCACCGAGGATCCGTGGCTCCGGATCGGCGAGACCTATCCGGTCGGCACCGAGCTCCCGGGCAAGGTCGCGCGCCTGATGGACAAGGGCGTCGTCGTCGACGTCGGCAACGACATCGAGGGCTTCGTCCCGATCTCGCACCTCAACACGACGGGCGCGCAGATCGCGAGCCCGGCGGACGTGGCGTGGGAAGGGATGGCGATCAACGTCCGCATCCTCGAGGTGGATCCGATCCACCGTCGCATCGTGCTCGGCGTGGTGGACATCCCGGCGGGGCAGGAGCGCCCGGCGGAGCCGTCCAAGGTCCACACCGAGGACGAGGTGGTCGAGGTGCCGGCCGATCTCGATCCCGACATGGAAGGCTGAGCGCCTGTCGCTCCCTGAAGTGCACCGCCCCGGTCGCGCCATGCGCGGCCGGGGCGGTGTCGTTGACGGAGCGCGGACATCGCGGGTACTGGGAGATGATGCGACCACATTCTCTACGCCTCGTGGCGGCACTCGCTGCCCTCCTCTCGCTCCCGTCCTGCGCGGACGACACCGGGTTCGCGCCGGGCGAGATGCTCCCGGTCCTCGTGACCGCGAAGACGGTCGCGGTCGGAGTGCCGATCGACGTCGTGAGCGTGAACCCCGGACATGAGTCGTTCAGTTACGGGGCCTGCTCGATGGCGGTCGAACGCCGAACGCTCTCGGGCTGGCAGCGATACTGGCCGGCCTTCGGCGGCGCGTGCATCGCCGTCGCGTACGGCCTTGGCCCGGGGGTGCAGCACACCTTCCGACTGCCGGCGGTCGCGACCGCGGGAGAGTACCGGATCACGTTCGACGTGAAGGAGAGCGACTCGGAGCGGCTACATCGAGTGCTGTCGGCCGAGTTCGTAGTGCCGCCAGTCCCGGCGGCCTCGCTCGGCTCGGTGGTGCCGGCGAGCGGCGCGTCCGCTCTCCGTCCGTGATCGCGGAGCAACTCTCGGGGTAGAAGGGGTGTCCGAATCGGTATCCTCCTCTTGAGCATCCCCATGCGCCCGTCGTTCCGCCGATCCGTCCTCCTGTGCACGCTCGCTGCCACCGT is part of the Gemmatimonadota bacterium genome and encodes:
- the lysC gene encoding lysine-sensitive aspartokinase 3 encodes the protein MIVCKFGGTSVGDAVAIARTADIVRARLARTPVVVTSALAGTTNRLIEIASHSARGQLIVALSIVEELRTRHLEAIDALGVGDDVELVSDTGAMFDELAHLAEALSVLGDATPRSQDAVAAMGERLAAPIVAAALARIGVPATFVDARRVMATTADFGKAEPRPDEIAIACRTQVLPLVRAGRVPVLGGFIGATADGVTTTLGRGGSDYSASLLGAAMDAEAIEIWTDVDGMLTADPRVVPDALLIEHIRFDEAAELASFGAKVLHPNTIAPAVRKGIPVYVFNSRNPAGAGTRITFDAPRLPVRAIAGKTRTVVVKVRSPRMLAAPGTMRAIFEVFERNRTSVDVVATSEVSVSVTVDDDQHLEAVVAQLSLYGDVSVERGRGIVALVGAGLGQSTSTMARALTALGDLRLHMVSLSATGINLTLIVDGDDVHEAMRRLHAAFFRAAS
- a CDS encoding 4-hydroxy-tetrahydrodipicolinate reductase produces the protein MTRIAVIGDGKMGRLVAALAVDLGHELVAHVGPEASRAGLTRDALGQADVAIEFTVPSAAAAIVRACADLDLPVVSGTTGWDAERALVETYVRNQGGALLWAPNFALGVHLFAKLVAEAMQRFSHAGAGFDAHLVETHHAQKLDAPSGTARLLATVAERARGGPVPITSVRTGHVPGTHELILDGPFEQIRLVHEARDRRVFASGALAAAQWLVGRRGVFTLDDYLGEVR
- a CDS encoding 4-hydroxy-tetrahydrodipicolinate synthase; its protein translation is MTTTLRGAITALITPFTDEWKVDESALVALVEWQIAEGIHGLVPVGSTGEAVTLAIGERERIVRLCVERAAGRVPIIAGAGSNDTASAIKWSYTLAAAGATHLLHVSPMYNKPPQRGILAHFRAIADQSPVPIVVYNVPGRTGSNLLAETTLALAEHGNICGVKEASGDLGQIDEILRHRPAGFAVLSGDDGLTLGVMASGGDGVISVISNAAPRACARLVDAAARGDFAGAREIHHRLAPLVDAAFVESNPIPIKAALALMGRCRNQLRLPLVPLDARHEPALRAALATAGVAT
- a CDS encoding 2,3,4,5-tetrahydropyridine-2,6-dicarboxylate N-succinyltransferase, which translates into the protein MPAGAEEVVGQLLDALESGSLRAAIRRADGAWHAVPWVKRGILLGFRVGRIVEHPADGTPFRFFDKHTYPTRPLTLADGVRVVPGGSSVRRGAHLAAGVVCMPPMFVNVGAWVGAGTMIDSHALVGSCAQVGARVHLSAAAQIGGVLEPVNASPVVIEDDVTVGGNCGVYEGTVVREKAVLGAGVILTRGTPVYDLVRETVHRGTAERPLEIPAGAVVVPGARAVKHGFGAAEGLSLQTPIIVKYRDERTDLATALEGWLR
- the aroA gene encoding 3-phosphoshikimate 1-carboxyvinyltransferase, whose product is MTTLRVPGDKSISHRALMLAALGRGTSRVRGLLRSADVRSTAGVLRALGVAIPDLEATELVIAGVGLRGLRAPTIALDCGNSGTTTRLMAGVVAGAGISARFEGDASLSARPMRRIAAPVESMGARVELPSHGGLPMTVQGGVLRGITWHAEVASAQVKSAILLAGLVANVPVEVHEPAATRDHTERMLRARGVDVRVEGLDVVLLPSARLEAADMDVPGDPSSAAFFAGLAALGGTAAVSMENVGVNPGRTGAFQVLRRMGASVQFEGVMEQGGEPVATVVAGPGVLRGTRITPDEVPSLIDELPLLACVAARAEGETRVTGAGELRVKESDRIAAVVANLRAIGAEAEELPDGFVVRGSDRPLAGRVITHGDHRIAMAFGVLGAVAGNAITLDDPSCVDVSYPTFWDDLARVRLG
- the cmk gene encoding (d)CMP kinase; this encodes MTSPVSDSAERRRPLVVAIDGPAASGKSSTAKWVARELGFRHVDSGALYRAATAAMLRREPESARWTEAGVLAAAAAVSLEPGETTFHAHLDGTAAEEELRGGEVTSRVSLVAKMPAIRGWVNEMVRQAAEGSPVVVDGRDMGTAVFPKARVKVFLVADPFERARRRLIQRLERHPSDDEVAEEVDALVQRDAKDEAQTVQAADAVLIDTTYLTQEEQVDRIVSLAKRAQRQG
- a CDS encoding 30S ribosomal protein S1 — translated: MTTAEETLSPEMIARQKRDAQKAQLRPLANRRPELYDEDELSSDEFDAMMDMYNGTLASIEEGEIVKSTVLEIRENLVVLDIGFKSEGTIPLEEFKDMPDLKPGDQVEVLLEHLEDSEGSVVLSKKKADFMRVWERIRVAYESDQPVEGVLVKKIKGGVVVDLMGVDAFLPGSQIALRRVPNIDELLGQKYEFKIIKLNKRRRNIVVSRRVILETERAGKREKLMKELAKDQVRKGVVKNITDFGAFIDLGGVDGLLHITDMSWGRISHPSEMVQIGMELEVKVLDIDWERERISLGLKQLQAYPWKDVADKYPVGTRVNGKVVSITNYGAFIELQPGIEGLVHISEMSWTRNVRHPSKLVSIGEAIEAVVLKVDPAEEKISLGMKQTEQDPWMVLPLKYPVGTRLSGKVRNLTSFGAFVEIEPGIDGLIHISDMSWTKRVQHPSEVVKKGDSVDVVILNIDSDNKRISLGLKQATEDPWLRIGETYPVGTELPGKVARLMDKGVVVDVGNDIEGFVPISHLNTTGAQIASPADVAWEGMAINVRILEVDPIHRRIVLGVVDIPAGQERPAEPSKVHTEDEVVEVPADLDPDMEG